Genomic segment of Alphaproteobacteria bacterium:
CATCCTCGGCCACGTCCGGGACTTGGGACTGACGAGCGACGATCCCAACGTGCGGATCTATCAAACCCACGAAAGGCAGACCTACCATACGGATTCCTGCGATATCGTGGCACTAATTTGCCTCAAGACCGCCAAATCCGGTGGTCTTTCGAGCTTGGTCAGCTCGGTCACAATCTACAACGAAATGCGCGAGCGGGCTCCGGAGCTGACCCGGCTGCTGTTCGAGCCGATCGAGACTGACCGACGCGGCGAAGTCGGCGTCGGCCAACGGCCCTATTTCCGCATTCCGGTCTTCAACTGGCATGCGGGCTTGCTTTCAGCCATCTATCAGCGTCAGTACATCGAATCGGCACGGCGTTTTACCGACGTAGCACCCCTCACACCACAGCAGGTCGAAGCCCTGGACCTCTTCGACACGCTCGCCAACGATCCAGCCCTTTGCATGCATATGGAGTTCCGCCCAGGCGACATTCAGCTCGTGCACAACCACACGCTTCTTCACGACCGCACCGGTTTCGAGGATTGGCCGGAGATCGAGCGCAAACGGCACCTCTTGCGCCTGTGGCTGGCCCCGGAGGGTGCGCGTCCGCTCCCGCCCGTATTCGCTGAACGCTTCGGCGGGCTGACCCCCGGCAACCGCGGCGGAATTGTCGTACCGGACACGCGAATGAACGCGCCACTTGAGGCGGTCTCGTGAGGGGAATCCGAAATTCGCTCAATCACGCGAGACGTTCAGCCCTTCATTCGAGCAATCAAAGCGTGAGGGGGGTGCGGAAGAGGACGAACTCCTCATCGTCATAGAGGACCTCGGCATTGCTGCCGAGCCGCGCCAGCAACTTGCGAAACTGGAGGCAGGTGATGCCAAGGGCTTGCTCGTGCGCATCGGAGGCGTGCGCTCGGCTGGAGCAACCTCGGTCGTCATCGATACCGTAACCGCTGAATTGCCACAGGACATAATGCGCGGGCGGCAGATGCGCCCACGGGTTGACGAGCCCGCCAAGCTCAACGTCGTAAATCGTGTTCCGGCGGAAATCGAGGTAGAAGGGCGCCCCGATCCACGCCATCGCCGATTCATGTTCGGGAATGAGCGCTTGCAGCCGTTCGATCTTGGCCATCGTCGAGCCGTGTAGGACGTCTTCGCTATAAGCAAGAAAATGGGGGGAGGTTGCGGTCGCGCGAAACGCCAGAATCGTTCCCGTCGATAGCACCTGCTCTACCCTCTGGAAAAGACCGCCCGCGAGAAATGCGAGGCCGGCGAGCAGCGCGATAGCGTTTGTACCCCATGCAATGCGCCTCAGCCAAATACCGTCGATTTGCGCGATGTATGCGGCGCTCAGAAGCGTCAATGGCGGCAATGACCCGATTGCGACAGGACAGAAATAGCGAAGCGCCGTATCTTGATCGATCACCCGAGGGGCCACGACAAGCATCATCGCAAGGTAGGTCGAGGCGAGTGCCAGCCAGGCGCCGACAAAAAAGTGGGCTGGACCGCGCGTATCCTCGGATCGCGCGCTCTTCCGAATCATAAGGGGGGCAACTGCCGCGCCGCCCACGATGAACACCAAGATCGTTATATGCAGCGGCGATTCACCGTAAAATGAGCCGATATTGGAGAAGAGCGACCCCAATCCGTCACCGATCAAAGTTCCGGGCGATGCGACGACCGCGTTCGCCAGGGTGGCGACCGAATTCATCTTGGCCTCAATGGCGTAGCGATAACTCGCGGCATGAAGGGCAAGCCAAGGACTCGCGAAAAGGAGTGCTGAGGCCGCCGTTCCACCTCCCCACCGCATTGTCGTTCGCGCGCTGCGCGAGGCAAGTGCGGTCGCACCGATGGACCACAGGAAGTGACATGCGACGAAGGGGGCGAATGTCGGCTTGAGCGCGATCAACCCGGCATAGACCGACCCCAAGATGGGGGGCGTGGCGACGAAGGAAGGTCGCAGCGCTTGGTGAGAGCGCGGCGGCGCCATGGAAAAAATCAGGAGCATGATCAGTGCGCTGCCCGAATAGAGTGCGCCGATATTCACATATTGGGGATCGATCGCTACGACGAGCAATGTTGAAAGAAGGATCGGCCCAAGCGGTGCTCGGAACCGAAGCCCGGACTCGACGACCATGGCAAGGCAAAGTGCCAAGCAAAATACCGCGTCGGCACCGTTCATGTACGAGAATGGAAAATGCGCCAGCACGAAGGCATGAAGGACGGCTTGGCCGCCAAGGTCTTGAAAGCCGATTGCACTCAACGGACTGCCGAACAAGGTGCCGGTTTCCAGCATTCGGACAGGGTGCGCGAAATATTTCTGGAAATCGTCGGCGTAGTTGAACGCCGCCGGCGGCAATTGGGTGAGAATCGTGAAAGACAGAATTGCAAGGACCAGCGACCACGCCAGCGCCGGACGGAGCACCGTCGATGTGCGCCAACCGCCCACGCGCAAATGCCGCAAAGCCGACAACGGACGCCCTGCAAGCCATAGTGCGCAGCCGAGGGCCACGATCGCATCGAGTGCTAATGCGTAGGCAACGCCAAGAAAATTCAAGATGCCGCCGAGAAACACCCAGACAGCGACCCCAAGCGCTATCGCAAGCGGCCACGGTGCCGTACCAGTCTTGGCGAGCCGGGCTGCGGCCTGTCCCCAGCCGAAGAGAGAGGCGGCATAGAGCGCCATGACGCCGAGCGTCGCGACGACTTTCAGCACTATTGATTCACCCTTGCTGCGAATGCGTCGGCGATCTTGCTCGCCGTCTCGATGACGTTTCGTTCGAGGTCGACCCCGGCCAAAACGAATTTCGCCGCGGCGACATAGGGATTAAGGGTGATCACCGCACCCGGCATGTTGTTGCTGTTGGCGGCCTCCTCGATATCGTAAAGAGGTTTGAGGGTGCCATTCGCAAGATCGTCGACGGCGACGACGACCTGCAAGTCGGTTTGCCCCTGGCCGAAGCCGATGACAGCGCGACGCAGGCGATTGCCCTCCTGCACTTCGGTGAAGACGCCGCGCAACAGCCATCCCATCGATGGGGTTGTCTCGTCTGGCTCCAGGCGACGCGCAGCGAAGCCCTTCTTTTCGAGATCGTCGACAAGCGATCGGGACATAAGGTCGACCAGCTCATGCGCGCGGGTCTGCGGGTCCTTGGAGCCAAAGGGGCCGGGGCGCAATGTAGCGAAGGGTCCGCTCGGAAGGATCCCGCGCTCAGTCTCGATCGATGCGGCGTCGAGGTCGAAATCGCGGACGTAGACCTCCTTGAGCGTTGTCGCCGCCAGAGACGCCGGGGGCATAGGGCCCGTGACTTGCGCCTCGGCTTGTCGCGCGCCCAAGCCGGCGATGAGGGACGCAAGTGCCCAGGCCGCGCACAGTGATTTTACAATCGATCCGATCAAGAAGCCTTCTCCCGTGCGTCGCGACCTTGCCTCGCTCCGCCACCTCGCCCACTGCTCGACCTCATGGCGGCCGCCCCACCCCCGCCGCCTCGCTCAGGCGTCGTAGACTTGCACGCGCAAAGGTCGGCCGGCGGCGGGACAAGCGCTTACGGCACAAAGGTTGTCCATGCGCGCAACGAAATCGACGTAATCGCCGGGCTTGCTGCGGCCGTCCACCGTTTTGATTGCTTTCGACCCGAGATCGTAGTCGATGGTTTGAAAGAGATTGAGCGGATCGGGAATGTTTTCGGGCGCGATCGAGAAGGGCTTGAGCGCTTTTTGCAGCACTTCATAGCAGCCGAACGGCGGTACACCCAGGGGACCGCCTACCTGAAAACGGTTCGGGCTGAAGCCGTGAAAGTCCTTCTCGTGGAAGTTCGCGAAAACCCAGGCGCTGCACATGCCATATTGCAAATCGTGGACGCCATAGGTGTCCTCGACGATCGAGAGGAGGACGCTGTTGTCGCGGCTGTAGAGATTGTGGCCGGCTGTTATCATGAAGCGTCCTTGGTTCGCCTTTGTACGCGCTTGGCTGAAACGCTCCGACGTGCGGTTCGCGTTGAAGCAGACGAAATCGCAGATCGCGCCGCCATCGACGTCGATGACGCGGATATGCTGACCTTGCCGGACCACCCAAGCGCCGCCGTCACGTCCGGGTAGAACGATGTCGATGCAGGTTCTCATCTTGCCCCTCCCAGCGCATTTATCCCCAGTCGACGGTGGCCGTCCCGCCGCGATCTTATTGCCGCATTGTCGAGCCGTCCACGCTCCGCGCCAATTCTGGCACCTTCCCGGAGAACCCGGGCGATTGGGAAAGCCTTGGCGAATGGTTTGACAATGTGTGGGTCCAGGGGTTAGGGAGAACTCGATTTTGCGTCGTCCGAGCGCTTCGCAGCCATATCCAGACGGAGTGAGGCATGCGTTGCCCGGGCCCCGAGGTCGGGCGGGCGGGTTTTTTCTGGAGGTGTCATGCGAAAGTTTATGGTGGCTGCTTTCTTCATAGGTCTACCGCTGATCGCGGCCCACGCCGACGAATCTCAGCCGGCGCCGACGGCATCGGACATCCAGCAGGCCGTGCGCGCGCACATCGCCGCGGAGGTCGGCGCCATTGAGGCGGTTCAGCGCAAGGACGTTCCGCCGATCCGGGAACTTCTAGGACCGATCGCCGACCGTATGTTGCCGGATCCGGCGTCCATACAGGTGACGGTCGATCGCGAAGAGTCCGTCGCTGCCGGCCATTACACTGCACTCGTCACGATCAGCGGGAACCTTGGCACGGAGCAGCGATCGATCGAACTCGTGCGCAAGCCCGATCGTTGGGCTCTCGCCGACGACTGATGTTTTGCGGTATCCAGCCGACCTGTCCCGCTCCGGTCCAGTAGCTGCAGCAAAAGGGTCGTCAGTCCCTTCGATCGGTTTCTGCTGCCGTTAGCACCCGTTGCTGCCGTCACCCTTCATCCGGGAATGACGTTTTTCGCTGTTGTCGCAGGGGGCATATGCCTGCCGCCAGCCTGTTATTGGGGCAGGCGCATCCGACAGCCGTCCAGGAACAATTTAACGGTGTTGCGAACCCAAAAATCGAGCTCGCTTCGACTCATTGGAGCCCCTAGACCCAGCGCCCGGCGCTGGGGAACCGAAATTACCATTTGGAGGAACTGCTCCGCGGCGAATTGGCAGTCCGGCAATTCGAGCTGTCCCGTCTGCGCTTGGCGCTCGAGAAGCTGCGCGATATGACCGACCGCCTCTTGGCGTGCCCCTTGAGCATGTACGACCTCGGCCAGTTTCGGAAACCGCGTTGCTTCCGATAGAATGACGCGATAAAGGGCGAGCGCGTCGGGCGTGAGACTCGCGGAGAGGATAAGATGCGCGAGATTCTCCAATATTTCGTCGAATGTGTCGCCTTTCGGCAGGATCGCGCTATCGGGCGGCCGCAGTCGTTCAATGAGGCGATGCACCACCGCACCGAAAAGATCGGCCTTATCGTTGAAGCGGTGATAAAAGGTGCGCTTGGAGATGCCTGCGCGCTGGGCGACCGCCTCAATGCTGGTCGCACCGTATCCGTGTGTCAGGATGAGCGCAGTCGCTACGTCGAGGATCTTTTCCCGAATACGCGGCGCCTCGACCTGCGACGGGCGGCCGCCGCGCCGCGACGGTCCAATCGAAGATCGAATCCCTTCTGCCGACCTCAATAACGGCCTCCTACCGGTTTTCATCCGCAGTGCCGACGATCGCGGAACAGCCCAATCCTCAAGTCGATGCATCGTAAGAGCGCCGCGACCGGCGCGATGCACGGTTTGGCCGAATCCCCTCGAACGCTCACTTTCATCCATATAATCCAGGGCGCCCTGGAATTAGTAGCCATAATAGTAATAGTGGTAGCGCGGCGGTGGCGGAGGATAAGCAGGGACGACGATGCAGCCGCTCATCGTCGAGAGCAACGCTAATCCCGAGAAGATCTGAACCAGCGTCAAGGTCCTCGGCTGCCGTCCACGTGTGATTGCCCTTCCGATCGTCATTTTCCGTTCCCTTCGATTCCCCCGACACCTGCGGGGACAAGGACCACCCGAGCTTGCCAACGCCAGCCAGTAACTCGCCCCTCTACGGCCCTTCATGGGCGCGGCTGTCTCAGTGATTACGCCAAATTTTAAGGTCGTTTCGATTAAAACGCAACGGTATCGTTGCATTAATTGAAATCGGTTTGTCAAACCACTCATCATCGGCGCCGGCGGTTGGGGTCTCGCTGTTTTTTGCAAATTGCAAAGCGAAATATCGAGCCCCTTTCACCTTGCGCGCTCCTTCACACGACTTACAGGGCAGCTCGCTTGGTTCGGCCAGGCGCGGACCACGACTCGGCTGAAGCTTTTTTCCAGGGAAAACGGCTCTGCGCCGCCCTTTGGCCGTCCTGCCGATCGCCCAGAGCCGGCATCGCAATCCCCAAAACGCGCGCATTGCCTCGATGGCACGGTCCTTGCGCCTGCCTGGCCCGCGCGATAGGCGGCATTTTGGCCGACTTGGCCCCGAGCATCAGTCCGCTGCCGGCGCAGTTTGGGGGGAAATCGAGATGGTTGCCGGGTGGCAGTTCTCGAGGACGGGCATCGCAATCGCCGCCGGAAGGTTGCGGTAATGGATCTCGTCTCAACCGCGTTGTCGGCACTGGCCAGCCTCGACATTCGCTGGCTGAGCGGCGACGTGCTCGACTTCGTCTTCTTCTATCCGCTGTTCATGTCCTATGTCTGGATGGCGGGCGGGCTCTATTACTATTTTTACTGGGAGCGTCGCACGCGAGGACCGGACAATCCCCCGGTTTTCGACGACCCTCCCCTCGTCAGCCTCCTCGTGCCCTGCTTCAATGAAGGCGACAATGTCGACGAGACTATTGCCGGGCTAGCCGCGCAGCGCTATCCGAACATCGAAATCATCGCCATCAACGATGGCTCCAAGGACAATACCGGTGCTGCGCTCGAAGCATTGCTTGGCAAATATCCGGCGTTGCGGGTCATTCATCTCGCCAAGAACCAGGGCAAGGCCATGGCGCTCCGAATGGGTGCGCTCGCGGCCCGCGGCGAGTACTTGGTATGTGTCGACGGCGACGCGATCCTACATCCGAACGCCACCGCCCACCTCGTAAAGCATTTCATGAACGGCCCTCGCGTCGGCGCCGTCACCGGCAATCCGCGCATCCGCACGCGATCGAGTTTGCTCGGCCGGATTCAAGTCTGCGAGTTTTCTTCAATCGTCGGGCTCATCAAGCGCTCCCAGCGCATCTACGGCAACGTGTTCACCGTCTCAGGCGTCATCGCGGCATTTCGGCGCGCGGCCCTGCAGCATTGCGGGTATTGGTCACTCGACAAGATCACAGAAGATATTGCGATATCCTGGTCGCTCGAACTCAATCACTGGCAAATCCGCTACGAGCCGAGCGCGCTTTGCTGGATTCTGATGCCCGAAACCTTCAAAGGACTTTGGCGCCAACGCCTGCGCTGGGCGCAGGGAGGTGCCGAGGTATTCCTCGAGAATTTTCATCGAGTTTGTCGTTGGCGTCACCGCCGCATGTGGCTCGTCGTCGCCGAGTACATTTCGAGCATCGTTTGGGCCTATGCGCTCGCATTGTCGATCGTCCTTTGGATCGTTGGAAAGTTCGTCGCCATGCCGGAAGGCCTGAACGTGCCGACGCTCTGGCCGCCCGCATTCTGGGGTCTGCTGCTGGCGACGAGTTATCTTGTCCAGAGCATTGTGGCGCTGACCATCGAGTCGCGCTACGAGGCCGGGCTATGGCGCTACTACGTTTGGGCCATCTGGTATCCGATGGCCTTCTGGTTCGTCGCCTTCACAACGTCGCTGGTCGGCTTTCCCAAGGCGCTTTTCAAGAAGCGCGGCGCGCGGGGCATATGGACCAGTCCCGATAGAGGATTCAGGTCATTCACGCCAACTGCGTCATAGACGCCTGGGACAGCAGGCCCCGATGGATGCGGCTGCGCGACGTCATTCTGACGGCGCTGCTGTGGGCGTTCTACTTCTACCTCATTCGCTGGGGGATCTGGGTGGCGCTCGGCGCCGTCGGGCTGGGCGACGTCCTGGATCAAATCCTGCCCCCGCTCGACGTCAATGGGCAGCAACCGCGCTGGACGATCGTCGACACACTTTCGCTCTACGGCAGCATTGCCGCGTTCAACGCGGCACTCATGATAGCGTGGAGCCTTTACAACAGAATGCGATTCCGCGGTCGCGAGCGGCGCCGATTCGTGCCCATGGTAACACCGGCAGATCTCGCAAGACTCTATGCGGTTCCCACGCAGGCGGTGGAGCGCTGGCAGGGCTTGCGTCATCTGGTCATTCACCACGACGCCGACGGTAACCTCGTCTATGTGCATCAAACAGAGGAAGGATACTTCGAGAGAAATGGCGAGCGGCCCGCAGATCAGATTCAACGTCCCAAAACGATATTCCCCGTGGTCGGCGAAGCCGCTGCGGAACGCCTTGCAGTCGTGGGCACGGCGCCGGGGCAAGGCGAGATGACGAGCCCGCTGTTCCAGGTGGTGCCACGCTCCTCTTCGGCGCGCCTCTCGGTTCGACGATCGTCGCGTGCGCGCAGCGCCCCAAGGCCTCGCCGAAGAGGTCGCTAGCCGATCCAACCGATTATTGGACGGCGCCAAAATAAATGGCACGGTCCCAGCATCCGTGTCAGGATCGCAGGCATTGGCCGCCGCGCCGGCGGGTGCGCGATATTCGCCCAGACCGGTTGGCAACGTCGAATTGCTTGCTTGAACGCGTCCAGCGCCTGGGGACTCGGCGTGACGTTACGATATTGAGCCAACATTCGGCACCTACGCCGCAGCACCGTGCGCGCTTTCCGCGCGAACGACCGTTCGGGCGGCCGATCTGTGTTCGCGCAGGCGTGGCTGCTGGATTGGCCTTCGCCATGCTTGCCGCGGCCGTCGTGACCGATCTTCATGCCGAGGAATCGGGCGCCCCGGCTTCCGGCGCCACGACCCGCGACAGCGCCGGCGACGACCGCGCAGCACACGAGCGGGCAGTTAAGCTTGCGCGTTCCGGCGACA
This window contains:
- a CDS encoding DUF4410 domain-containing protein — its product is MIGSIVKSLCAAWALASLIAGLGARQAEAQVTGPMPPASLAATTLKEVYVRDFDLDAASIETERGILPSGPFATLRPGPFGSKDPQTRAHELVDLMSRSLVDDLEKKGFAARRLEPDETTPSMGWLLRGVFTEVQEGNRLRRAVIGFGQGQTDLQVVVAVDDLANGTLKPLYDIEEAANSNNMPGAVITLNPYVAAAKFVLAGVDLERNVIETASKIADAFAARVNQ
- a CDS encoding TetR/AcrR family transcriptional regulator encodes the protein MRSAEGIRSSIGPSRRGGRPSQVEAPRIREKILDVATALILTHGYGATSIEAVAQRAGISKRTFYHRFNDKADLFGAVVHRLIERLRPPDSAILPKGDTFDEILENLAHLILSASLTPDALALYRVILSEATRFPKLAEVVHAQGARQEAVGHIAQLLERQAQTGQLELPDCQFAAEQFLQMVISVPQRRALGLGAPMSRSELDFWVRNTVKLFLDGCRMRLPQ
- a CDS encoding urea carboxylase-associated family protein — its product is MRTCIDIVLPGRDGGAWVVRQGQHIRVIDVDGGAICDFVCFNANRTSERFSQARTKANQGRFMITAGHNLYSRDNSVLLSIVEDTYGVHDLQYGMCSAWVFANFHEKDFHGFSPNRFQVGGPLGVPPFGCYEVLQKALKPFSIAPENIPDPLNLFQTIDYDLGSKAIKTVDGRSKPGDYVDFVARMDNLCAVSACPAAGRPLRVQVYDA
- the pgaD gene encoding poly-beta-1,6-N-acetyl-D-glucosamine biosynthesis protein PgaD, encoding MRLRDVILTALLWAFYFYLIRWGIWVALGAVGLGDVLDQILPPLDVNGQQPRWTIVDTLSLYGSIAAFNAALMIAWSLYNRMRFRGRERRRFVPMVTPADLARLYAVPTQAVERWQGLRHLVIHHDADGNLVYVHQTEEGYFERNGERPADQIQRPKTIFPVVGEAAAERLAVVGTAPGQGEMTSPLFQVVPRSSSARLSVRRSSRARSAPRPRRRGR
- the pgaC gene encoding poly-beta-1,6-N-acetyl-D-glucosamine synthase, which codes for MDLVSTALSALASLDIRWLSGDVLDFVFFYPLFMSYVWMAGGLYYYFYWERRTRGPDNPPVFDDPPLVSLLVPCFNEGDNVDETIAGLAAQRYPNIEIIAINDGSKDNTGAALEALLGKYPALRVIHLAKNQGKAMALRMGALAARGEYLVCVDGDAILHPNATAHLVKHFMNGPRVGAVTGNPRIRTRSSLLGRIQVCEFSSIVGLIKRSQRIYGNVFTVSGVIAAFRRAALQHCGYWSLDKITEDIAISWSLELNHWQIRYEPSALCWILMPETFKGLWRQRLRWAQGGAEVFLENFHRVCRWRHRRMWLVVAEYISSIVWAYALALSIVLWIVGKFVAMPEGLNVPTLWPPAFWGLLLATSYLVQSIVALTIESRYEAGLWRYYVWAIWYPMAFWFVAFTTSLVGFPKALFKKRGARGIWTSPDRGFRSFTPTAS
- a CDS encoding TauD/TfdA family dioxygenase, with the translated sequence MPTHSPIRNTPAFDFNDVPARILDPAAWYGPDLAKDGEWIEVLTPREIAEIDNATQAFAARDIDLSKIRKSDFPLPTLAARLGRIVREVLEGRGFALLRGLRIEHYDIRSTAIAFLGLGSHIGSARSQNAKGHILGHVRDLGLTSDDPNVRIYQTHERQTYHTDSCDIVALICLKTAKSGGLSSLVSSVTIYNEMRERAPELTRLLFEPIETDRRGEVGVGQRPYFRIPVFNWHAGLLSAIYQRQYIESARRFTDVAPLTPQQVEALDLFDTLANDPALCMHMEFRPGDIQLVHNHTLLHDRTGFEDWPEIERKRHLLRLWLAPEGARPLPPVFAERFGGLTPGNRGGIVVPDTRMNAPLEAVS